The Brassica oleracea var. oleracea cultivar TO1000 chromosome C6, BOL, whole genome shotgun sequence genome includes a region encoding these proteins:
- the LOC106297293 gene encoding lon protease homolog 4, chloroplastic/mitochondrial-like: MLKPFTSHHMPMTIRVGFIPANRSLLLKFEFRELCIDECKVIEAYKLCSFSADTFRKRIEPIKEKIPKHVLEVIEEELANLDRKEYGLGSTSSIYSYLDWLTALPWGKCSDENFDVLRAEKILDEDHYGLRVVKERILEFIAVGNLTGNPEGKIICLSGPPGVGKTSIARSVARALGRKFFRLAVGGVSDSSEIKGDRRVYIAATPGKMVQCLKKVGTENPLVLLDEIDKLGKSRRDPEGAFLELLDPEQNAHFLDHFLDVPIDLSKVLFVCTANNIDRLPGPLLDRMEVIELAGYTADEKMHIARDYLVKTVQRKCGMKPEQVDVSEAALLSLIENYCREAGVRNLQKHIEKIFRKIALKLVRQQASAKAVLDDFMSSGEGSIEMLHEYLRLKELEYALGGGPMMEKSRAVAEKFTIDESNLADYLGKPVFERGKLYEQTPVGVVMGLAWTSMGGSTLYIETTFVEEGKGGLHITGHLGRVMKESAEIAHTVARRIMFDKDPKNLFFANSKLHLHVPEGATPKDGPSAGCTMITSLLSLAMKKPVRKDLAMTGEVTLTGRILPIGGLKEKTMAARQSQVKVIIFPEANRRDFEGLEESVKEGLDVHFVDEYEQIFELAFGYDH; this comes from the exons ATGTTGAAGCCCTTCACTTCCCACCACATGCCTATGACTATTAGGGTCGGGTTTATCCCGGCTAATAGGAGTTTACTCCTCAAG TTTGAGTTCCGAGAGTTGTGCATCGATGAGTGTAAAGTGATTGAAGCTTATAAATTATGTTCTTTTTCTGCAGACACGTTTAGGAAAAGGATTGAACCTATTAAAGAGAAAATTCCGAAACATGTCCTAGAAGTCATAGAAGAAGAGCTTGCGAACCTTGATAGGAAAGAATACGGTCTTGGTAGCACCAGTAGTATCTATAGCTACCTTGATTGGTTGACTGCGTTGCCTTGGGGAAAATGCAG TGATGAGAACTTTGATGTCCTACGGGCAGAAAAGATTCTTGACGAGGATCACTACGGATTACGTGTTGTAAAAGAAAGAATACTAGAGTTTATTGCTGTTGGAAATCTTACAGGCAATCCAGAGG GGAAGATCATTTGTCTCTCTGGCCCTCCTGGGGTAGGAAAAACTAGTATTGCTCGTTCTGTCGCACGTGCTCTTGGCCGCAAGTTCTTTCGGCTAGCTGTTGGAGGAGTATCTGATAGTTCCGAGATCAAG GGGGACCGTAGAGTATACATTGCTGCCACGCCCGGAAAGATGGTGCAATGTCTAAAGAAAGTTGGAACAGAGAATCCTCTTGTTCTGCTCGATGAGATTGATAAG CTTGGAAAGAGTCGTAGAGATCCAGAGGGTGCGTTCTTGGAGCTTCTTGACCCAGAGCAAAATGCACATTTTCTAGATCACTTTCTTGATGTTCCTATCGACTTATCAAAG GTTTTGTTTGTATGCACAGCAAACAATATAGATAGGCTTCCAGGTCCTCTACTAGACAGGATGGAGGTTATAGAACTCGCAGGGTACACTGCCGATGAGAAAATGCATATTGCTAGAGACTATTTGGTGAAAACTGTACAAAGAAAATGTGGCATGAAGCCTGAACAAGTTGATGTGAGCGAGGCGGCTCTTCTTTCCTTGATAGAAAACTACTGCAGAGAAGCAGGAGTTCGAAATCTCCAGAAGCATATTGAAAAGATTTTTCGTAAG ATTGCTCTTAAACTTGTACGCCAACAAGCATCCGCCAAAGCGGTTTTGGACGATTTTATGTCCTCTGGTGAAGGATCCATTGAGATGCTACATGAATATTTACGATTAAAGGAATTAGAATACGCACTTGGTGGGGGTCCAATGATGGAGAAGAGCAGAGCGGTAGCTGAAAAGTTTACTATTGATGAATCAAACCTTGCAGATTATCTAGGCAAACCGGTTTTCGAACGAGGGAAGCTGTATGAGCAGACGCCAGTCGGCGTGGTAATGGGTCTAGCGTGGACATCCATGGGCGGCTCAACGTTGTACATTGAGACAACCTTTGTAGAAGAAGGCAAAGGTGGTCTTCACATAACGGGTCACCTTGGGAGAGTGATGAAAGAAAGCGCAGAGATAGCTCACACAGTTGCCAGAAGAATAATGTTTGATAAAGATCCCAAGAACCTCTTCTTTGCAAACTCCAAGCTTCATTTACATGTTCCTGAAGGAGCCACGCCAAAAGACGGTCCAAGCGCAGGCTGCACAATGATCACATCTTTGCTGTCACTTGCCATGAAGAAGCCTGTGAGGAAGGATCTTGCAATGACCGGTGAAGTCACCCTGACCGGTAGGATTCTTCCAATTGGCGGC CTTAAGGAGAAGACTATGGCTGCAAGGCAGAGTCAAGTGAAGGTGATAATATTCCCAGAGGCTAACCGGAGAGATTTTGAGGGTCTTGAGGAAAGCGTTAAAGAAGGGCTCGATGTTCATTTTGTCGATGAATATGAGCAGATCTTCGAGCTAGCCTTTGGCTATGACCATTAG
- the LOC106299661 gene encoding uncharacterized protein LOC106299661, giving the protein MERSQEELEASNNGGSSPNKITGSVDEEVEYPPLNLALTVTPEFLKQIESLQQQQRHDSNSTPPGKTKPMSFPISKITIGEWTRDAVYEQDLKGKIYFAYKKIMWECLEDDVTTETTRRRSRKIEMQWCDVLSLKPWYHPHDQTGILSVELRKPPTFFIETNPQALKHTQWQKLDQDFTFNHSASRSRMHTLHFAPGVLQANMEKLVSGDRFWSELVKVHFPTSDHLYFDICHGNHEDSNN; this is encoded by the exons ATGGAGAGATCCCAAGAAGAACTTGAAGCTTCCAACAATGGCGGATCATCACCGAACAAGATAACTGGATCTGTTGATGAAGAG GTAGAGTACCCACCTTTAAACTTGGCTCTAACAGTCACTCCAGAGTTTCTCAAGCAGATTGAATCACTCCAACAACAACAACGTCATGACTCCAACTCAACTCCCCCTGGAAAGACAAAACCTATGAGTTTCCCAATCTCGAAGATCACAATTGGTGAATGGACCCGCGACGCAGTCTACGAGCAAGATCTCAAGGGTAAAATCTATTTTGCATATAAGAAGATCATGTGGGAGTGTCTCGAAGACGACGTAACAACAGAAACAACGAGAAGGAGGAGTAGGAAGATTGAGATGCAATGGTGTGATGTCTTGTCTCTTAAACCATGGTACCATCCACATGATCAAACCGGAATCCTTAGTGTCGAG CTGAGAAAACCTCCAACGTTCTTCATAGAGACTAATCCACAGGCACTAAAACACACTCAGTGGCAAAAGTTGGATCAAGATTTCACATTTAATCACTCTGCTTCTCGTAGCAG GATGCATACACTTCATTTTGCTCCTGGAGTTCTGCAAGCGAATATGGAGAAGCTTGTGTCAGGCGATAGGTTTTGGTCAGAACTGGTCAAAGTCCACTTCCCAACTTCGGATCATCTTTACTTCGACATTTGCCATGGTAACCACGAGGACAGCAACAACTAA
- the LOC106298338 gene encoding uncharacterized protein LOC106298338, translating to MSFSVVLFQKPYPATPTLPITTTFTISSSSSSFRPRRRLPSSTNRIFPVNQPKPITKNGQTETLAARDTIIDFGKHKGKMLGSLPSSYLKWVSKNLRAGDTEYWAKLADQVLEDDVYKDRIEWEFAEKILHGSDESLKKSREEEVSSVSMLLEISERFGWDNEDKIGWSRVNFELLGTSKGGRIPRLGEDRGDMVRRREVKKKKGEEEDGSGWRRRERRERMRQSLGREKENDDGKTVNRSDQKGVLGRLGEVEKQIEPKIYSPFPGRESLLKKVMNKRRSQ from the coding sequence ATGAGTTTCTCGGTGGTCTTGTTCCAGAAACCCTACCCTGCAACACCAACCTTACCCATCACTACCACCTTCACAATCTCATCATCCTCATCATCTTTCAGACCAAGAAGAAGACTACCTTCTTCAACCAATCGCATCTTCCCTGTAAACCAACCAAAACCCATAACCAAAAATGGCCAAACCGAAACCCTAGCCGCCAGAGACACAATCATAGACTTCGGCAAGCACAAGGGCAAAATGCTCGGCTCTCTGCCCTCCTCTTACCTCAAATGGGTCTCCAAGAATCTACGCGCAGGAGACACCGAGTACTGGGCGAAGCTCGCAGACCAAGTGCTCGAGGACGATGTTTATAAAGACAGAATTGAGTGGGAGTTTGCAGAGAAAATCCTCCACGGAAGTGACGAGAGTTTAAAGAAGAGCAGAGAAGAAGAGGTAAGCTCTGTTTCGATGTTGTTGGAGATTAGCGAGAGGTTTGGTTGGGACAATGAGGATAAGATTGGTTGGAGCAGAGTCAACTTCGAGCTTCTGGGGACGAGCAAGGGTGGTCGGATTCCTAGGTTGGGAGAGGATAGAGGAGATATGGTGAGAAGGAGAGAGGTCAAGAAGAAGAAGGGAGAGGAGGAAGATGGTAGTGGGTGGAGGAGGAGAGAGAGGCGTGAGAGGATGAGGCAGAGTCTTGGGAGAGAGAAGGAGAATGATGATGGCAAAACGGTGAATAGGAGTGATCAGAAGGGTGTTCTGGGAAGGTTAGGAGAAGTAGAGAAGCAGATTGAGCCGAAGATTTATAGTCCTTTTCCAGGACGTGAGAGTTTGTTGAAGAAAGTTATGAACAAGAGAAGGTCTCAATGA
- the LOC106300668 gene encoding probable plastid-lipid-associated protein 12, chloroplastic, which yields MVCCAPHIISVDYYHSKAKLSLRQSTMASLRFFYTVEMSLPCLLCPCPSSPISLSSPSPRYHLLNTTFKRLGSSRTLRITCSSSSTFTGGQTQQSSFNDAEMKLIDALIGIQGRGKSASPKQLNDVESAVKVLEGLKGIPNPAESELIEGRWQLMFTTRPGTASPIQRTFTGVDVFTVFQDVYLKTTNDPRVSNIVKFSDFIGELKVEAVASIKDPKRVLFRFDRAAFALKFLPFKVPYPVPFRLLGDEAKGWLDTTYLSPSGNLRISRGNKGTTFVLQKETVPRQKLLATISQDKGVAEAIDEFLASNANTAEDDYELLEGNWQMIWSSQMYTDSWLENAANGLMGRQIIEKDERIKFEVNIIPAFRFSMKGKFLKSGGSTYELKMDDAAIIGGPFGYPIELTNNIKLQVLYTDEKMRISRGFDNIIFVHIREM from the exons ATGGTTTGTTGTGCACCACACATTATAAGTGTAGATTATTACCATTCAAAGGCAAAGCTTTCACTAAGACAATCAACAATGGCATCTCTTAGATTCTTCTACACGGTAGAGATGTCGTTGCCATGTCTGTTATGCCCATGCCCATCATCACCTATCTCTCTTTCTTCGCCTTCTCCGAGATACCATCTTCTTAACACAACCTTCAAGAGACTAGGTTCATCCAGAACTCTCCGCATAACTTGTTCGTCTTCATCTACCTTCACTGGAGGCCAAACACAACAGTCGTCATTCAATGACGCTGAGATGAAACTCATTGATGCTTTGATCGGAATTCAAGGCCGTGGCAAATCTGCTTCTCCTAAACAGCTCAAT GATGTGGAATCTGCTGTGAAAGTTCTTGAAGGTTTAAAGGGCATTCCAAATCCT GCTGAATCTGAATTGATTGAAGGTCGTTGGCAATTAATGTTCACCACAAGACCTGGAACTGCATCTCCAATTCAG AGAACATTTACAGGAGTAGATGTGTTCACTGTGTTTCAAGATGTCTACTTGAAGACAACAAACGATCCTCGTGTTTCAAACATTGTTAAGTTCTCTGACTTCATTGGAGAGCTGAAAGTTGAG GCAGTTGCTTCCATCAAAGATCCCAAAAGGGTTCTGTTTCGTTTCGATAGAGCAGCATTCGCATTGAAGTTCCTTCCATTCAAAGTTCCATATCCAGTTCCTTTTAGACTTCTTGGTGATGAAGCAAAAGGCTGGTTAGATACTACTTATTTGTCGCCTTCAGGAAACCTTAGGATCTCAAGAGGAAACAAG GGGACAACGTTTGTTCTTCAGAAAGAAACAGTGCCTAGGCAGAAACTGTTAGCTACCATATCTCAAGACAAAGGAGTAGCAGAG GCTATAGATGAGTTTCTTGCTTCTAATGCTAATACCGCGGAAGATGATTATGAACTTCTAGAGGGAAACTGGCAAATGATTTGGAGTTCACAG ATGTATACAGATAGTTGGCTTGAGAATGCAGCGAATGGTCTTATGGGAAGACAG ATCATTGAGAAGGATGAAAGAATCAAGTTTGAAGTTAACATCATACCAGCATTTAGATTCTCTATGAAAGGCAAATTCTT GAAATCAGGAGGTAGCACCTATGAGTTGAAGATGGACGATGCAGCAATTATAGGTGGTCCGTTTGGATATCCGATCGAATTGACAAACAATATCAAGCTTCAAGTTCT ATACACAGATGAGAAGATGAGAATAAGTCGAGGCTTTGATAACATTATCTTTGTGCACATCCGAGAAATGTAG